A single region of the Populus nigra chromosome 2, ddPopNigr1.1, whole genome shotgun sequence genome encodes:
- the LOC133682878 gene encoding SNF1-related protein kinase regulatory subunit beta-2-like: MVMGNASGKGDGEGTSSSGVKYGGEEGYQQEEGMEFAAHGGVAPISYHHSQGVYAEAEPMVHSPPRNPVGYLQPPPLFTPQVPMAPLPRSGEMTHAPNYALVPNTTDFRGVVPENLRAVMITWSFDGKQVAVTGSWDNWNRREPLQRMGKDFIIMKMLPAGVYHYRFIVDENFRHVPDLPWERDESGTAYNILDVQEYVPEAPESLSEFESSPSPVSSYNNESLNDNDFGKLPPDIPPQLQLTPLSEQSSATDGYKSQRRPRHAVLNHLYIQNSRGEPVALGSTNRFLQKYVTVVLYKPTRR, from the exons ATGG TGATGGGCAATGCTAGTGGAAAAGGTGACGGTGAAGGCACTTCATCATCAGGAGTTAAATACGGAGGAGAGGAGGGTTATCAGCAAGAGGAGGGTATGGAGTTTGCTGCACATGGTGGGGTTGCACCCATTAGCTATCATCATAGTCAGGGTGTGTATGCAGAGGCAGAGCCCATGGTTCACTCTCCTCCTCGTAATCCTGTGGGATACTTGCAGCCTCCTCCCTTGTTCACGCCACAG GTCCCCATGGCTCCATTACCAAGAtctggtgaaatgactcatgcGCCAAATTATGCTTTGGTGCCTAATACAACAGATTTTAGGGGTGTGGTTCCTGAGAATCTGAGAGCTGTGATGATAACATGGAGTTTTGATGGCAAGCAAGTAGCTGTGACTGGATCGTGGGATAATTGGAACAGGAG GGAACCCTTGCAAAGGATGGGTAAAGATTTCATTATTATGAAGATGCTACCAGCAGGTGTTTACCACTATCGCTTCATTGTTGATGAAAACTTTAGGCATGTTCCAGACCTACCATGGGAGCGTGATGAATCGGGTACTGCTTACAATATTTTGGATGTGCAG GAGTACGTTCCAGAAGCTCCAGAAAGTCTGTCTGAGTTTGAATCTTCTCCTTCCCCAGTTTCAAGCTACAATAATGAATCTCTGAATGACAATGATTTTGGCAAGCTTCCACCTGATATACCTCCACAACTGCAATTAACACCATTAAGCGAACAATCTTCTGCTACGGACGGTTACAAATCACAGCGAAGGCCTCGGCATGCAGTGTTGAACCATCTTTATATTCAAAACAGCCGAGGTGAGCCCGTTGCACTTGGCTCAACAAATCGCTTTCTCCAGAAGTATGTAACAGTAGTACTATACAAACCCACAAGGAGGTGA
- the LOC133682880 gene encoding uncharacterized protein LOC133682880 isoform X2 — MAAKVVLSSSLNTHFPVPSKPSSFSSVVFTLSSPKKRVHHFKIHANLGDGELKPKGKKKFITREQEPEQYWQTAGEREGENPMKTPLPYIIIFGMSTPFVILAIAFANGWIKVPVR; from the exons ATGGCTGCGAAGGtggttctctcttcttctctcaacACCCACTTTCCCGTCCCATCCAAGCCATCATCATTCTCTTCTGTGGTTTTCACTCTCAGTTCACCAAAGAAAAGGGTTCATCATTTCAAAATCCATGCAAATTTAG GGGATGGAGAACTCAAGCCGAAagggaagaagaaatttataacCAGAGAACAAGAACCAGAACA GTATTGGCAGACTGCAGGAGAAAGGGAAGGAGAGAATCCCATGAAGACACCACTTCCTTACATCATTATATTTGGCATGTCAACTCCCTTTGTGATCTTAGCCATTGCTTTTGCTAATGGCTGGATTAAGGTTCCTGTAAGGTGA
- the LOC133682880 gene encoding uncharacterized protein LOC133682880 isoform X1 yields the protein MAAKVVLSSSLNTHFPVPSKPSSFSSVVFTLSSPKKRVHHFKIHANLGEGDGELKPKGKKKFITREQEPEQYWQTAGEREGENPMKTPLPYIIIFGMSTPFVILAIAFANGWIKVPVR from the exons ATGGCTGCGAAGGtggttctctcttcttctctcaacACCCACTTTCCCGTCCCATCCAAGCCATCATCATTCTCTTCTGTGGTTTTCACTCTCAGTTCACCAAAGAAAAGGGTTCATCATTTCAAAATCCATGCAAATTTAG GAGAAGGGGATGGAGAACTCAAGCCGAAagggaagaagaaatttataacCAGAGAACAAGAACCAGAACA GTATTGGCAGACTGCAGGAGAAAGGGAAGGAGAGAATCCCATGAAGACACCACTTCCTTACATCATTATATTTGGCATGTCAACTCCCTTTGTGATCTTAGCCATTGCTTTTGCTAATGGCTGGATTAAGGTTCCTGTAAGGTGA
- the LOC133682764 gene encoding alpha-1,6-mannosyl-glycoprotein 2-beta-N-acetylglucosaminyltransferase, translating into MAANCKNPRPKAGAYRRFLSLVLVTLIGVLLLVVLLGTNSVSNFVSQSPNESSVKDLRPRYNYSDYRLIPNLPKQSELSIQLEKLNQLRPRNTDLYPKLAKNHIIIVLYVHNRPQYLKVVVESLSKVVGISETLLIVSHDGYFEEMNKIVEGINFCQVKQIFAPYSPHVFPDSFPGVSPNDCKDKDDAAKKHCVGNPDQYGNHRSPKIVSLKHHWWWMMNTVWDGLKETEGHTGHILFIEEDHFIFPNAYRNLQKLAALKPKLCPDCYAANLAPSDVNSRGENWDCLIAERMGNVGYSFNRTVWRKIHTKAREFCLFDEYNWDITMWATVYPSFGGPVYTLRGPKTSAVHFGKCGLHQGHGEKGVCIDNGAVNIAVEDVDKVVNINSKWEVRFSENQPGYKAGFKGWGGWGDERDRALCLKFAEMHHFTSTDSVLSSDD; encoded by the coding sequence ATGGCTGCAAATTGTAAGAATCCTCGCCCCAAAGCTGGGGCTTATCGCAGATTTTTATCTCTAGTTTTAGTTACTTTGATAGGGGTTTTGCTGCTGGTTGTTCTTCTTGGAACAAATTCAGTGTCCAATTTTGTGTCACAGTCTCCGAATGAATCATCGGTTAAGGATTTGAGACCTAGGTATAACTATTCAGATTATAGATTAATTCCCAATCTCCCCAAACAGAGTGAGTTATCAATTCAATTGGAAAAGCTTAACCAGTTGCGTCCGAGGAATACAGATCTATATCCGAAGTTAGCTAAGAATCATATAATCATTGTCCTATATGTTCATAATAGGCCCCAGTATCTCAAAGTGGTTGTGGAGAGCTTGTCAAAGGTAGTGGGGATAAGTGAGACTCTACTTATTGTTAGCCATGATGGGTACTTTGAAGAAATGAACAAGATTGTGGAGGGTATCAATTTTTGCCAAGTGAAGCAGATATTTGCCCCGTATTCACCCCATGTTTTTCCTGATAGTTTCCCTGGTGTTTCCCCCAACGACTGTAAAGATAAGGATGATGCAGCAAAGAAACATTGTGTTGGGAATCCTGATCAATATGGGAACCACCGATCACCGAAGATAGTGTCATTAAAGCATCATTGGTGGTGGATGATGAATACAGTATGGGATGGGCTAAAGGAGACAGAGGGGCATACTGGCCATATTCTTTTCATAGAGGAGGATCACTTCATTTTTCCTAATGCATACCGCAACTTGCAGAAACTAGCTGCATTGAAGCCTAAGTTATGTCCAGATTGTTATGCTGCAAATTTAGCACCTTCTGATGTGAATTCAAGAGGGGAAAATTGGGATTGTTTAATTGCTGAGCGGATGGGAAATGTCGGATACTCCTTCAATCGGACGGTTTGGAGAAAAATTCATACGAAGGCCAGAGAATTTTGCTTATTTGATGAATACAATTGGGATATAACAATGTGGGCAACAGTCTATCCTTCTTTTGGCGGTCCTGTTTACACGCTACGAGGGCCAAAAACTAGCGCAGTTCATTTTGGCAAGTGTGGTTTGCATCAGGGTCATGGGGAAAAAGGTGTTTGCATTGATAATGGTGCAGTGAATATTGCTGTAGAAGATGTGGATAAGGTGGTCAACATCAATTCAAAATGGGAAGTGCGGTTCTCTGAGAATCAGCCAGGGTATAAAGCTGGTTTCAAGGGCTGGGGTGGCTGGGGAGATGAGAGAGACCGTGCACTGTGCTTGAAATTTGCTGAGATGCATCACTTCACAAGCACTGATTCTGTTCTGTCATCTGATGATTGA
- the LOC133681491 gene encoding LOB domain-containing protein 1-like, translating into MSSQALTRTRAHQPCAACRMLRRRCDSNCMLAPYFPGDEAEKFFGVHKVFGASNVIRMIQMVEESKKEDAVKAIIYEATSRLRDPVYGTAGTIFHLQRMVEELKMQVESMRAQVVQLQEQRNQLLGILMNVRHFDSTSSVHDSKFDGGNFMLDEDSMAYDPMTFFTENDWTF; encoded by the exons ATGAGTTCTCAAGCACTGACACGAACCAGGGCTCACCAACCATGTGCTGCTTGTAGAATGCTACGAAGGAGATGCGACAGCAATTGCATGCTCGCCCCATATTTTCCAGGTGATGAAGCTGAGAAATTTTTTGGGGTTCATAAGGTGTTTGGTGCCAGCAATGTTATCAGAATGATTCAG ATGGTGGAggaatcaaaaaaagaagatgctGTTAAAGCAATCATCTATGAAGCAACATCAAGGCTCAGAGATCCTGTATATGGAACTGCTGGAACAATATTCCACCTGCAAAGGATGGTTGAAGAACTCAAGATGCAGGTCGAGTCCATGAGAGCTCAAGTTGTTCAGCTGCAAGAACAAAGAAACCAGTTGTTGGGCATTCTGATGAACGTCCGTCACTTTGATTCCACCTCCTCGGTTCATGACAGCAAGTTTGATGGTGGCAATTTCATGTTGGATGAAGATTCAATGGCTTATGATCCCATGACATTTTTCACAGAAAATGACTGGACTTTCTGA